From the genome of Pseudomonas sp. Teo4, one region includes:
- a CDS encoding helix-turn-helix transcriptional regulator, protein MERDRLTSEAWYQQMAHVVDGIGSSAFVEALFAALNHLAPSQALTVFLFPHEGLPSALFERDEEGPWMPEGNIKKYLEGFYLLCPFYRASLEGIEPGCYRLSDVAPDHFRRSEYYLSFYQHARLEDELNYIVPLGPKLTIAVAVASTARLTKVQVENLKCIAPWVLAVVRRHWGNLDVESPGRRFESAFGRQISAALTNFGSSLLTERECLIAQYMLRGHSIRSLAERLGISEDTVKTHRKHLYAKLDISKQSELFTLFIDSVAQAQEGLTKDPLESYLRRQ, encoded by the coding sequence ATGGAAAGAGACCGCCTGACATCCGAAGCGTGGTACCAACAGATGGCCCACGTTGTCGATGGCATAGGATCGTCAGCATTCGTCGAGGCGTTGTTTGCTGCTTTGAATCATCTGGCTCCCTCTCAGGCGCTAACCGTATTTCTATTTCCTCATGAAGGTTTGCCCTCGGCGCTATTTGAGCGAGACGAGGAGGGGCCATGGATGCCCGAAGGGAATATCAAAAAGTATCTTGAAGGCTTTTACTTGCTGTGCCCATTCTATCGCGCCAGTTTAGAAGGTATCGAGCCGGGGTGTTATCGGCTCAGCGATGTGGCCCCTGATCATTTCAGACGAAGTGAGTATTACCTGTCGTTCTACCAGCATGCGCGGCTGGAGGATGAGTTGAACTACATCGTTCCGTTGGGGCCAAAACTTACCATCGCGGTCGCAGTGGCCAGCACTGCTCGGCTTACCAAAGTTCAGGTTGAGAATCTCAAGTGCATCGCGCCATGGGTATTGGCCGTCGTTCGCCGTCATTGGGGGAACTTGGATGTCGAATCGCCCGGGCGGCGTTTTGAGAGCGCTTTCGGGCGCCAGATCAGTGCCGCGCTTACAAATTTTGGTTCATCCTTGTTGACGGAACGGGAGTGTTTGATTGCCCAGTACATGCTTCGCGGTCATTCCATTCGCTCGTTGGCGGAGCGTCTTGGAATTAGCGAGGACACGGTAAAAACACATCGAAAGCATCTTTACGCCAAACTCGATATTTCAAAGCAGTCGGAACTGTTTACATTATTCATTGATTCGGTTGCGCAAGCTCAAGAGGGGCTGACCAAGGATCCCTTGGAAAGTTACCTTCGCCGACAATAA
- a CDS encoding APC family permease, translating into MNTTINAADTPAHHSPSQSGTPRRFRQSMSLTALVLFGLAYMVPLAVFTTYGLVTQMTKGHLPIAYIITLVAMLFTAYSYGRMVQAHPFSGSVYTYTRKAFGSYFGFIAGWTLLLDYIFLPLLSYLLIGIYMSEYFPEVHAWVWVFGSIALVTFLNLIGIESITRMNWILVVGQLVFIVVFVALSIKHVGQQAQPLSLLAPFHHQGFNMPLIMTGAAVLCLSFLGFDAVSTMAEETPEPKRRIPQAIMAVTLVGGLLFLLVSWCAQMVFPEWSTFNDPDSASVDVMRRVGGELLVSAFTATYVAGCFASAMVSQASVSRVLFAMGRDGALPRVFGKLVSTKRVPATAIMLVSVLSLIALFITLDTVANMISFGALFAFSAVNLAVVKHYLLDQQLRGLHNLVLYGVLPGLGFLTTIWLWTSLSSMSFTIGLCWMGAGVLCLLLMTRAFRVKLPELQMGE; encoded by the coding sequence ATGAATACAACAATAAACGCAGCCGATACTCCCGCTCACCATTCACCGTCACAAAGCGGTACACCCCGGCGCTTCCGCCAGTCCATGAGCCTCACCGCGCTAGTGCTGTTCGGCCTGGCCTACATGGTGCCGCTGGCGGTATTCACCACTTACGGGCTGGTCACTCAAATGACCAAAGGGCACCTGCCCATCGCCTATATCATCACCCTGGTCGCCATGCTCTTCACCGCCTACAGCTACGGTCGCATGGTCCAGGCTCATCCATTTTCGGGCTCGGTCTATACCTACACGCGCAAAGCCTTTGGCAGTTACTTCGGTTTTATCGCCGGCTGGACTCTGCTATTGGACTACATCTTCCTGCCGCTGCTGAGTTACCTGCTGATCGGCATCTACATGTCCGAGTACTTCCCCGAAGTTCACGCATGGGTCTGGGTGTTTGGTTCCATCGCCCTTGTCACGTTCCTCAACCTGATCGGCATTGAATCGATCACCAGAATGAACTGGATACTGGTCGTCGGGCAGTTGGTGTTCATCGTGGTGTTTGTGGCCCTGTCCATCAAGCACGTGGGGCAGCAAGCCCAGCCGCTCTCGCTACTGGCGCCATTTCACCACCAAGGCTTCAACATGCCGCTGATCATGACAGGCGCAGCGGTGCTGTGCCTGTCGTTCCTGGGTTTCGACGCGGTATCGACCATGGCCGAGGAAACCCCTGAACCGAAACGCCGTATCCCTCAGGCGATCATGGCGGTAACGCTGGTCGGCGGCCTGTTGTTCCTGTTGGTGTCCTGGTGCGCGCAGATGGTTTTTCCGGAATGGAGTACCTTCAACGATCCGGATTCGGCTTCGGTGGACGTGATGCGAAGGGTTGGGGGCGAGCTGCTCGTGAGTGCCTTTACCGCAACCTACGTGGCCGGATGCTTCGCTTCGGCGATGGTGTCTCAAGCTAGTGTGTCCCGGGTACTCTTTGCGATGGGGCGTGATGGTGCGCTGCCGAGGGTGTTTGGCAAGCTGGTGTCCACCAAACGAGTGCCGGCTACCGCCATTATGTTGGTCAGTGTGCTCTCGCTGATCGCCCTGTTCATCACGCTGGACACGGTCGCCAACATGATCAGTTTTGGAGCACTGTTCGCTTTCTCGGCGGTGAACCTGGCGGTGGTCAAGCATTACCTGCTCGACCAGCAATTGCGTGGTTTACATAACCTGGTGCTGTACGGAGTACTGCCTGGGCTTGGCTTCCTCACCACTATCTGGCTATGGACCAGCCTATCGTCAATGTCCTTCACCATCGGTTTGTGCTGGATGGGTGCTGGGGTCCTGTGTCTGCTTTTGATGACTCGGGCATTCCGAGTCAAATTGCCCGAGCTGCAGATGGGAGAGTGA
- a CDS encoding ABC transporter substrate-binding protein yields MSFSAVAEESQLTVISFGGATKAAQQTAYFQPFDQRGVGKVIAGEYNGELSKIKAMVEVGHVSWDVVEVESPELIRGCEDGLFEKIDPAIIGEQSNYLPGTLSECGVASYVWSMVLAFNAAKLTQGPTSWADFWDTKRFPGKRGLRKGAKYTLEVALLADGVSREELYKVLGTPEGVSRAFKKLDQIKPSIQWWEAGAQPPQWLVAGDVVMSAAYNGRVAAAQKEGAKLGIVWQGSLYDPDHWAIVKGSKNKALAEQFIAFASQPEPQRTFSSQIPYGPIRQDALGQLPADVQQQLPTAPSNLAEAQLVNAEFWVDHGEELEERFNAWAAR; encoded by the coding sequence ATGAGCTTTTCTGCAGTCGCCGAAGAATCTCAACTTACCGTGATTTCTTTCGGTGGCGCCACCAAGGCAGCCCAGCAAACGGCTTATTTTCAGCCATTCGATCAGCGTGGCGTCGGAAAAGTTATTGCCGGTGAATATAACGGTGAACTTTCGAAGATCAAAGCCATGGTCGAGGTTGGTCATGTGTCCTGGGATGTTGTCGAAGTCGAAAGCCCAGAGCTCATTCGGGGTTGCGAGGATGGGCTTTTCGAGAAAATTGATCCGGCCATAATCGGTGAGCAGTCGAACTATTTGCCGGGAACCCTCAGTGAGTGCGGTGTGGCCAGTTACGTCTGGTCGATGGTGCTTGCGTTCAACGCGGCCAAGCTCACCCAGGGCCCGACCTCGTGGGCCGATTTCTGGGATACGAAGCGTTTTCCTGGTAAGCGAGGCCTTCGTAAAGGTGCCAAGTACACGCTCGAGGTAGCGCTGCTTGCGGACGGTGTTTCACGGGAGGAACTTTACAAGGTACTCGGCACACCGGAAGGGGTGAGCCGCGCCTTCAAGAAGCTTGACCAGATCAAGCCTTCGATCCAGTGGTGGGAGGCAGGCGCTCAACCGCCGCAATGGCTCGTCGCCGGAGATGTCGTGATGTCCGCTGCCTATAACGGCCGGGTAGCCGCCGCTCAGAAGGAAGGGGCGAAGCTCGGGATCGTTTGGCAAGGGAGTTTGTATGATCCTGACCACTGGGCGATCGTGAAAGGGTCAAAAAACAAGGCATTGGCGGAACAGTTCATCGCCTTTGCCAGCCAGCCGGAACCTCAAAGAACTTTCTCCAGCCAGATCCCTTATGGCCCTATTCGCCAGGACGCATTGGGCCAATTACCGGCCGATGTCCAACAGCAATTACCGACGGCTCCATCAAATCTGGCAGAGGCGCAGCTAGTCAATGCGGAGTTTTGGGTTGATCACGGTGAAGAGTTGGAAGAACGCTTCAATGCTTGGGCGGCTCGTTGA
- a CDS encoding LysR family transcriptional regulator: MASYTLRQLKYFVTTVEAGSVAEASRQLYIAQPSISTAIKSLEENFGVQLFIRHHAQGVSLTPSGKRFYHKAQELLRLSHEFEQNALADNDVVAGQIDIGCFETVAPLYLPQLIAEFCQIYPGVNIRLRDGDQQELVQGLTAGTFDVAFLYEHELDSTIVTEPLMPPQKPYVLLAANHRYAGQSQVSLRDLAREPMILLDVLPSRTYFVSLFHELGLTPNIVFGSPSIEMVRGMVGQGFGFSLLVTRPHSTCTYDGKQVVTLEVAEPVTTSGLVSARLRKGQLTKPAQLFVDFCRERLTAMSQ, from the coding sequence GTGGCGTCCTATACCTTGCGGCAACTGAAATACTTCGTGACGACCGTCGAGGCCGGCAGCGTCGCCGAAGCTTCGCGTCAGCTGTACATCGCGCAGCCATCGATCTCGACCGCGATCAAGAGCCTGGAAGAAAATTTTGGCGTCCAACTCTTCATTCGCCACCACGCCCAAGGGGTGTCACTGACCCCTAGCGGAAAGAGGTTCTATCACAAGGCTCAGGAGCTGCTCCGGCTATCCCATGAATTCGAGCAGAACGCCCTCGCTGACAATGACGTAGTGGCCGGGCAGATCGATATCGGCTGTTTCGAAACAGTCGCTCCGCTCTACCTGCCGCAGCTCATTGCCGAGTTCTGTCAGATCTATCCGGGCGTGAACATACGGCTACGTGACGGCGACCAGCAGGAGCTCGTTCAGGGGCTCACTGCCGGGACATTCGATGTCGCATTCCTGTACGAGCATGAGCTGGATAGCACGATCGTCACCGAGCCATTGATGCCACCGCAAAAACCGTATGTGCTGCTTGCGGCCAACCATCGCTACGCGGGGCAATCGCAGGTATCACTCCGTGATTTGGCCAGAGAGCCGATGATTCTGCTCGACGTTCTCCCCAGCCGCACCTACTTCGTGAGCTTGTTCCACGAGCTTGGGCTTACACCCAATATTGTGTTCGGCTCACCCTCAATCGAAATGGTCCGCGGCATGGTAGGACAGGGATTCGGTTTCTCTTTGTTGGTCACACGGCCGCACTCGACCTGCACCTATGATGGGAAGCAAGTCGTGACGCTCGAAGTGGCAGAGCCGGTGACGACTTCGGGATTGGTGAGCGCGCGATTGCGCAAAGGGCAACTCACCAAACCGGCGCAATTGTTCGTCGACTTCTGCCGTGAACGCCTGACAGCAATGAGCCAATAG
- a CDS encoding aldehyde dehydrogenase: MFDLNYWQQRAARQNFIDKALIGGKQLAACSGATFDAMNPATNQLLARVAACGAEEVDLAVSSARRAFNDGPWARMAPAERKKILIKLSELLLAHREELALLDSLNMGKPVMDAYNIDVPGAAGVFAWYGEALDKVYDQVAPTAPNALATITREALGVVAAVVPWNFPLDMAAWKLAPALAAGNSVVLKPAEQSPFSALRLGQLALEAGIPEGVLNVVPGLGEHAGKALGLHPDVDCLVFTGSTQVGKFFMQYSAQSNLKQVWLECGGKSPNLVFDDCQDLDLAAEKAAFGIFFNQGEVCSANSRLYVQRSIHEEFVERVIAKSHNWLPGDPLNPRSAAGAIVDSEQTRRIMSAIDQAQGEGAKLLSGGEQMSINGSSNFIQPTIFGNVTNASSIAREEVFGPVLAISAFDSEEEAVQLANDSIYGLAASVWSDDLNRAHRVARALNAGTVSVNTMDALDVTVPFGGGKQSGFGRDLSMHAFDKYTQLKTTWFQLR; this comes from the coding sequence GTGTTCGACCTTAACTACTGGCAGCAGCGCGCAGCCCGCCAAAATTTCATTGATAAGGCGCTGATTGGCGGCAAGCAATTGGCAGCCTGTTCCGGGGCCACCTTCGATGCCATGAACCCGGCTACCAACCAACTGCTCGCTCGTGTAGCTGCGTGTGGTGCCGAGGAGGTCGACTTGGCGGTGAGCAGTGCTCGCCGTGCCTTCAATGACGGCCCGTGGGCGCGCATGGCACCTGCTGAGCGCAAGAAGATCCTCATCAAACTGTCCGAGTTGCTGTTGGCTCACCGTGAAGAGCTGGCGCTTCTGGACTCGTTGAATATGGGCAAACCCGTGATGGATGCCTATAACATCGATGTTCCTGGGGCTGCAGGTGTATTTGCCTGGTACGGCGAGGCGCTGGACAAGGTCTACGACCAAGTGGCTCCAACCGCCCCTAATGCGTTGGCGACGATTACGCGAGAGGCCTTGGGTGTAGTCGCTGCGGTGGTGCCCTGGAACTTCCCGCTTGATATGGCTGCCTGGAAGCTGGCGCCAGCACTGGCGGCGGGTAATAGCGTTGTGTTGAAACCCGCTGAGCAGTCTCCGTTCTCTGCCTTGCGCCTGGGCCAACTTGCGCTTGAAGCCGGAATACCAGAAGGGGTACTGAACGTAGTGCCAGGCCTCGGCGAGCATGCGGGCAAAGCGCTGGGTCTGCACCCCGATGTCGACTGCCTGGTGTTCACGGGTTCTACTCAGGTCGGAAAATTCTTCATGCAGTACTCCGCTCAGTCGAACCTCAAGCAGGTATGGCTGGAGTGCGGCGGCAAGAGCCCCAACCTGGTATTCGATGATTGCCAGGATCTCGACCTGGCTGCAGAGAAAGCCGCCTTTGGTATCTTCTTCAACCAAGGTGAAGTGTGCTCCGCGAATTCTCGTCTGTACGTGCAGCGTTCTATTCACGAGGAGTTCGTGGAGCGGGTCATCGCCAAATCGCATAATTGGCTGCCTGGTGACCCGCTGAACCCTCGCAGCGCTGCAGGCGCAATCGTTGACAGTGAACAGACCCGTCGCATCATGAGTGCCATCGATCAGGCTCAAGGCGAAGGCGCCAAGCTGCTGAGCGGCGGTGAGCAGATGTCGATCAATGGCTCGTCGAACTTCATTCAGCCGACCATCTTCGGCAACGTCACCAATGCCAGCAGCATTGCACGTGAAGAAGTTTTTGGTCCGGTCTTGGCCATCAGTGCTTTCGATTCCGAAGAAGAGGCCGTGCAGTTGGCCAACGACAGCATCTATGGATTGGCTGCTTCTGTTTGGAGTGATGATTTGAACCGCGCGCACCGAGTGGCCCGTGCTTTGAATGCTGGCACTGTCTCGGTGAATACCATGGACGCACTGGATGTGACAGTTCCTTTCGGTGGTGGCAAGCAATCCGGCTTTGGTCGCGACCTGTCAATGCACGCCTTCGATAAATATACCCAGTTGAAAACTACCTGGTTCCAACTGCGCTAA
- a CDS encoding aspartate aminotransferase family protein: protein MNAPLNTSQRATRDYQSSDAAHHIHAFLDQKALNAEGPRVIVGGERLHLWDSDGKRYLDGMSGLWCTQLGYGRKDLTAAAATQMDQLAYYNMFFHTTHPAVIELSELLFSLLPGHYSHAIYTNSGSEANEVLIRTVRRYWQVVGQPSKKIMIGRWNGYHGSTLAATALGGMKFMHEMGGMIPDVAHIDEPYWYAAGGELSPAEFGRRCALQLEEKILELGAENVAGFIAEPFQGAGGMIFPPESYWPEIQRICRQYDVLLCADEVIGGFGRTGEWFAHEYFGFEPDTLSIAKGLTSGYVPMGGLVLSKRIAEALVERGGVFAHGLTYSGHPVAAAVAIANLKALRDEGIVRQVKEETGPYLQRILREVFSDHPLIGQVQGTGLVAALQFAEHKPSRKRFANENDLAWQCRTFGFEEGVIIRSTLGRMIMAPALVATRGELDELVEKTRIAVDRTARLVGKL, encoded by the coding sequence ATGAACGCGCCTCTCAATACTTCGCAGCGTGCAACCCGCGATTATCAAAGCAGCGACGCCGCGCACCACATTCACGCCTTCCTCGACCAGAAAGCGCTGAACGCCGAAGGCCCGCGGGTGATCGTCGGTGGCGAGCGGCTGCACCTGTGGGACAGCGACGGCAAGCGCTACCTGGACGGCATGTCGGGCCTGTGGTGCACCCAGCTCGGCTACGGCCGTAAGGACCTGACTGCCGCCGCTGCCACGCAGATGGACCAGCTGGCCTATTACAACATGTTCTTCCACACCACCCACCCGGCTGTGATCGAACTGTCCGAGCTGCTGTTCAGCCTGCTGCCGGGCCACTACAGCCACGCCATCTACACCAACTCCGGTTCCGAGGCCAACGAGGTGCTGATCCGCACCGTGCGCCGTTACTGGCAGGTGGTTGGCCAGCCGAGCAAGAAGATCATGATCGGTCGTTGGAACGGTTACCACGGCTCGACTCTGGCAGCCACCGCGCTGGGCGGCATGAAATTCATGCATGAGATGGGCGGGATGATCCCGGACGTGGCCCACATCGACGAGCCATATTGGTACGCCGCTGGCGGCGAGCTGTCGCCGGCCGAGTTCGGCCGCCGCTGCGCCCTGCAACTGGAAGAGAAGATTCTCGAACTGGGCGCCGAGAATGTCGCCGGCTTCATCGCCGAGCCGTTCCAGGGCGCCGGCGGGATGATCTTCCCACCGGAAAGCTACTGGCCGGAAATCCAGCGTATCTGCCGTCAGTACGACGTGCTGCTGTGCGCCGACGAAGTGATCGGTGGCTTTGGCCGCACCGGCGAATGGTTCGCCCACGAGTACTTCGGTTTCGAACCCGACACCTTGTCGATCGCCAAGGGCCTGACCTCGGGCTATGTACCGATGGGTGGCTTGGTGCTGAGCAAGCGCATCGCCGAGGCACTGGTCGAGCGTGGCGGGGTGTTCGCCCACGGTCTGACCTATTCCGGGCATCCAGTGGCGGCGGCGGTGGCGATCGCCAACCTCAAGGCGCTGCGTGATGAAGGTATCGTGCGCCAGGTCAAGGAAGAGACCGGTCCTTATCTGCAGCGTATCCTGCGCGAGGTGTTCTCCGACCACCCACTGATCGGCCAGGTGCAGGGTACCGGGTTGGTGGCGGCGCTGCAGTTCGCCGAACACAAGCCCAGCCGCAAGCGTTTTGCCAACGAGAACGACCTGGCCTGGCAGTGCCGTACCTTCGGTTTCGAGGAGGGCGTCATCATCCGCTCCACCTTGGGCCGTATGATCATGGCGCCTGCCTTGGTGGCCACTCGCGGTGAACTCGACGAACTGGTCGAGAAAACTCGAATCGCTGTTGATCGTACTGCACGGCTTGTCGGCAAGCTGTGA
- a CDS encoding alanine/glycine:cation symporter family protein, protein MLEAINGFLSGKLLIVLVVGLGAYFTIKTRFVQLRYFLHMFKVFKDSLTSSSTQISSFQALMLSLAGRVGAGNIAGVGVAVTLGGPGAVFWMWVTALVGMATTLMECSLAQLYKRRDASGQFHGGPSFYIEHGLKMRWLGVVMAVLLVVTFGFSFNGLQSHAVTHSLQNAFGINPTYSGIVLAGVLGLVFVGGIKRIAKVADLLVPVKTLAYIGVTLYVIVLQFDHVPMMLLTIIKSAFGLDQAFGGLIGSAIVMGVKRGVFANEAGLGSAPNVAAVAEVKHPISQGVVQAFSVFFDTFVICTCTALLILLSGFYTAGFAGDGLVLTQNSLAAVVGDWGRVFISVALALFVFTSILYNYYLGENNLKFILGESRKVLLGYRTLVLALILWGSVQDLSTVFAFADITMTLCALVNLIALTLLYKVGLRLLADYDKQRKAGIAEPVLTATAFEDVNIDKGIWSTPNPETVDNPAIVVGHR, encoded by the coding sequence CTGCACATGTTCAAGGTCTTCAAAGACAGCCTCACCAGCAGTTCTACCCAGATCAGCTCGTTTCAGGCGCTCATGCTCAGCCTTGCAGGCCGGGTAGGTGCGGGCAACATCGCGGGCGTTGGCGTGGCGGTAACGCTGGGCGGCCCAGGCGCTGTCTTCTGGATGTGGGTCACCGCGTTGGTGGGGATGGCGACAACGCTGATGGAGTGTAGCCTGGCCCAACTGTACAAACGCAGAGATGCCAGTGGCCAGTTCCATGGTGGCCCCTCCTTCTACATCGAGCACGGTCTGAAAATGCGCTGGCTTGGTGTGGTCATGGCCGTTCTGCTTGTCGTCACCTTCGGCTTCTCGTTCAACGGCCTGCAATCGCATGCCGTGACCCATTCCCTGCAGAATGCCTTCGGTATCAACCCTACCTATTCAGGCATTGTTCTGGCCGGGGTGCTGGGGCTGGTCTTCGTCGGAGGTATCAAGCGAATCGCCAAAGTGGCAGACCTTTTGGTACCGGTCAAAACACTGGCCTACATCGGCGTGACCCTGTACGTGATCGTCCTTCAGTTCGATCATGTGCCGATGATGCTTTTGACCATCATAAAAAGTGCGTTTGGGCTGGATCAGGCCTTCGGTGGCCTCATAGGCAGCGCCATAGTGATGGGGGTCAAACGTGGGGTGTTCGCCAATGAAGCAGGTCTGGGCAGTGCACCCAACGTGGCCGCAGTGGCCGAGGTCAAGCACCCGATCTCTCAAGGTGTGGTGCAGGCGTTCAGTGTGTTCTTCGATACGTTCGTGATTTGTACCTGCACAGCGCTGCTAATCCTGCTTTCTGGCTTTTACACCGCCGGGTTTGCCGGTGACGGCCTGGTACTGACCCAGAACTCGCTGGCTGCGGTGGTGGGCGACTGGGGACGCGTGTTCATCAGCGTCGCGCTTGCGTTGTTCGTGTTCACCTCGATTCTTTACAACTACTACCTCGGCGAGAACAACCTCAAGTTCATCCTCGGTGAAAGCCGCAAGGTGCTGCTGGGCTACCGCACGCTCGTGCTGGCCTTGATCCTTTGGGGATCGGTACAAGACCTCTCGACGGTATTTGCCTTCGCCGACATCACCATGACGCTTTGCGCGCTGGTGAACCTGATCGCCCTGACACTGCTGTACAAGGTTGGCCTCAGGTTACTCGCGGACTACGACAAACAGCGCAAGGCAGGCATTGCCGAGCCCGTCCTGACTGCCACTGCGTTTGAGGACGTGAACATCGACAAGGGTATCTGGTCGACACCGAACCCAGAGACCGTAGACAACCCAGCGATAGTGGTTGGCCATCGCTGA